In Cellulomonas wangsupingiae, the genomic window GTCATCCTCGACGAGATCCTCGCCAAGTGGGGTGTGCGCACGGACTACGTCGACGGGCACGTCCCGGAGCAGTGGGAGCAGGCGCTGGCGACGCCCGCGGACGTCGTGTTCTTCGAGACCCCGTCGAACCCGATGCAGGACCTCGTCGACATCGCGGCGGTGAGCCGACTGGCCCACGCGGCCGGCGCCACCGTCGTCGTCGACAACGTGTTCGCCACCCCGGTCTTCTCGCGCCCGCTGGAGCACGGCGCCGACGTGGTCGTCTACTCGGCCACCAAGCACATCGACGGGCAGGGACGCGTGCTGGGAGGCGCCATCCTCGGGTCGACGGACTTCGTGCGCGGGCCCGTGCAGACGATGCTGCGCAACACCGGCCCGTCGCTGTCGCCGTTCAACGCGTGGGTGCTGCTCAAGGGCCTGGAGACGCTGAGCCTGCGGGTGCGGCACCAGGCCGCCTCCGCCCTGACCCTCGCCCGGTGGCTCGAGGAGCAGCCCGGCGTGGCCCGCGTGCGCCACCCGTTCCTCGCGTCGCACCCGCAGCACGAGCTCGCGCGCGCCCAGCAGACGGGCGGCGGCACGGTCGTGACGTTCGACCTGGCCGTCCCCGACGGCGCCGCCCCCGACGTCGCGAAGAAGGCGACGTTCGGGGTGCTCGACGCGCTGCGGGTCGTGGACATCTCCAACAACCTGGGCGACGCCAAGTCGATCGTCACCCACCCGGCGACGACGACGCACCGGCGGCTCGGGGCCGCCGGGCGCGCGGCCGTCGGCATCGGTGAGGCGACGGTGCGCCTGTCC contains:
- a CDS encoding O-succinylhomoserine sulfhydrylase gives rise to the protein MNAGHLPPGPGDWDDHRLDRGTLRPDTLAVRGGLVRSEFGETSEAVFLTQGYAYASAAQAEAGFAGEVDRFLYSRYGNPTVTTFEERLRLLEGAEACYATATGMSAVFTSLAALVRSGSRIVAARALFGSTVVILDEILAKWGVRTDYVDGHVPEQWEQALATPADVVFFETPSNPMQDLVDIAAVSRLAHAAGATVVVDNVFATPVFSRPLEHGADVVVYSATKHIDGQGRVLGGAILGSTDFVRGPVQTMLRNTGPSLSPFNAWVLLKGLETLSLRVRHQAASALTLARWLEEQPGVARVRHPFLASHPQHELARAQQTGGGTVVTFDLAVPDGAAPDVAKKATFGVLDALRVVDISNNLGDAKSIVTHPATTTHRRLGAAGRAAVGIGEATVRLSVGLEDVEDLRDDLARALGTLSV